A single genomic interval of Syntrophorhabdus sp. harbors:
- a CDS encoding rubrerythrin family protein, which translates to MSKTQKNLEEAFSGESQANRKYLAFAKKADEEGFKQAAKLFRAAAEAETIHAHNHLRELKGIKSTKENLMEAIGGETHEFKSMYPAMIEEAKAEGNAGAVRTFQFANDVEIVHAGLYQKALDTLGKNEDTDYWICKVCGNTVEGEPPDECPVCKAKKVAFYKVA; encoded by the coding sequence ATGTCAAAAACACAGAAGAACCTCGAGGAAGCATTCTCCGGCGAGTCGCAGGCCAATCGGAAGTATCTCGCCTTCGCGAAGAAGGCGGATGAAGAAGGTTTCAAACAGGCGGCCAAGCTCTTCAGAGCGGCGGCGGAGGCGGAGACCATTCACGCCCACAACCACCTCAGGGAGCTCAAGGGTATAAAGAGTACGAAAGAGAACCTCATGGAAGCGATCGGCGGAGAGACCCACGAGTTCAAGTCCATGTATCCGGCAATGATCGAGGAGGCGAAGGCGGAGGGGAACGCGGGCGCTGTGAGAACCTTCCAGTTCGCCAACGATGTTGAGATCGTGCATGCGGGTCTCTATCAAAAGGCACTCGACACCCTTGGCAAGAACGAGGACACCGACTATTGGATCTGCAAGGTGTGCGGCAATACCGTTGAGGGAGAGCCGCCCGACGAGTGTCCGGTCTGCAAGGCGAAGAAGGTTGCCTTCTACAAGGTAGCCTGA
- the feoB gene encoding ferrous iron transport protein B — translation MSEELFPVTALDEGQEATVRLLSGGEALTGRLAAMGIIPGTRIKLLRKSRGQIIVLASDTRVALGKGQAEKILVKRESPDEAEGRPEARRSLLVALAGQPNVGKTTVFNLLTGLSQHIGNWPGKTVERKEGIHRIKDTEITLVDLPGTYSLSAYSEEERVTREFLIQEHPDITVLFVNASALERSLYLLTELLLLRSPVIVAVNMFDVAEDQGVHVDTEALAASLGLPVISTVATKNKGIRELLEEILKVAENPGLYKPKTPRVTQDHHDIYLKISELIRDHVPVPYTVEWVVTKLMEGDSEVSETFQGIIPSGTWNEIQTLLVAHEDALRAVVGGRYDWIEDATRAAVSRFRRGQVLMTDRIDHVLTRPLTGIPVLLAILGIVFLVTFAVGYPLQGYLESLVASLGSMVQNLLEEEPQWIKGLLVDGIIGGAGSVTTFVPILLIFFFAMSFLENVGYMARAAFVMDRFMHIIGLHGKSFLPMCLGFGCNVASVLGARIVESRKARLLTIFLTPFVPCTGRLAVITFVAAAVFAGKALVVTWLLVALNVVMLGVAGMFIGRFLLRQEAVPFIMELPLYHKPDFRTIGLVVWHRTVAFIKKAGTVILLFSIFLWILSNVPAGSVENSVLGRVGILLEPLGRPLGLDWRMVVALLSSVIAKENSVATLGVLYNVGDQGLMAVLSSAIPHASALSFLVVLMLFIPCAPTIVVMKQEMNDRKWFIISFFFMIFLSYIMGMAAYSLARAAGI, via the coding sequence ATGAGCGAGGAGCTGTTTCCCGTAACCGCTCTTGATGAGGGACAGGAGGCAACGGTGCGTCTTCTCTCGGGGGGGGAGGCACTGACGGGACGTCTCGCGGCGATGGGCATCATTCCCGGGACACGGATCAAGCTCCTCAGGAAGAGCCGGGGACAGATCATTGTCCTCGCTTCCGATACCCGCGTTGCCCTTGGCAAGGGCCAGGCGGAGAAGATCCTTGTCAAGAGGGAAAGCCCGGATGAGGCCGAAGGCAGGCCCGAGGCAAGGCGCAGTCTTCTGGTTGCTCTGGCGGGGCAGCCGAACGTGGGCAAAACGACGGTCTTCAACCTCCTCACCGGGCTTTCACAGCACATCGGCAACTGGCCGGGAAAGACGGTGGAGCGCAAGGAAGGCATCCACAGGATAAAAGATACTGAGATCACGCTCGTGGACCTCCCCGGGACTTACAGCCTCAGCGCCTACTCGGAGGAGGAAAGGGTGACGCGGGAGTTCCTCATCCAGGAGCACCCGGACATAACGGTCCTCTTCGTCAACGCATCGGCGCTGGAAAGAAGTCTTTATCTTCTCACCGAGCTTCTCCTTCTGCGGTCACCTGTGATCGTGGCCGTCAACATGTTCGATGTCGCGGAAGACCAGGGCGTGCATGTAGACACAGAGGCTCTTGCGGCATCTCTGGGTTTGCCCGTTATCTCAACGGTGGCCACGAAGAACAAGGGCATCAGGGAACTCCTCGAGGAGATCCTCAAGGTGGCGGAGAACCCGGGCCTGTACAAACCGAAGACCCCCCGGGTGACACAGGACCACCATGACATATACCTGAAGATATCGGAACTCATCAGGGACCATGTGCCCGTGCCCTACACGGTGGAATGGGTGGTGACGAAGCTCATGGAGGGCGACTCGGAGGTTAGCGAGACGTTCCAGGGGATCATTCCCTCCGGGACCTGGAACGAGATACAGACCCTTCTCGTCGCTCACGAGGATGCATTGCGCGCCGTCGTGGGGGGGAGGTACGACTGGATAGAGGACGCTACCCGCGCCGCGGTCTCACGGTTCAGGCGCGGCCAGGTGTTGATGACGGACCGCATAGACCATGTCCTGACCAGGCCCCTGACAGGCATACCCGTGCTTCTTGCCATTCTTGGGATCGTTTTTCTTGTCACTTTCGCTGTCGGGTATCCCCTGCAGGGTTACCTCGAGTCTCTTGTAGCGTCCCTGGGCTCCATGGTTCAGAACCTTCTCGAGGAGGAGCCGCAGTGGATCAAGGGACTTCTCGTCGATGGGATCATCGGGGGGGCGGGATCCGTTACGACCTTTGTCCCCATACTCCTCATATTCTTCTTTGCCATGTCCTTCCTGGAGAATGTTGGGTACATGGCCCGAGCCGCCTTTGTCATGGACCGTTTCATGCATATCATCGGGCTTCACGGGAAGAGCTTTCTACCCATGTGTCTCGGGTTCGGGTGCAATGTCGCGTCCGTGCTCGGAGCGCGTATAGTCGAATCGAGGAAGGCGAGGCTCCTTACCATATTCCTCACGCCATTCGTTCCCTGCACTGGCCGGCTGGCTGTGATAACCTTTGTCGCGGCGGCCGTCTTCGCGGGCAAGGCGCTTGTCGTCACATGGCTCCTCGTGGCCCTCAACGTTGTCATGCTCGGTGTGGCCGGTATGTTCATTGGAAGGTTCCTGCTCCGTCAGGAGGCAGTTCCATTCATCATGGAACTCCCACTCTATCACAAACCCGATTTCAGGACCATCGGACTCGTGGTGTGGCATCGCACCGTCGCCTTCATCAAAAAGGCGGGCACGGTCATCCTCCTCTTCTCCATCTTTCTCTGGATCCTGTCGAACGTACCTGCGGGGAGCGTCGAGAACAGCGTGCTTGGAAGGGTAGGGATCCTTCTCGAACCCCTGGGAAGGCCTCTTGGCCTTGATTGGCGGATGGTCGTTGCTCTCCTTTCGAGCGTCATCGCCAAGGAGAACTCCGTCGCGACCCTGGGTGTTCTGTACAATGTCGGAGACCAGGGTCTGATGGCGGTCCTTTCGAGTGCCATCCCTCACGCGTCGGCATTGTCCTTCCTTGTGGTGCTCATGCTTTTCATTCCCTGCGCTCCCACCATCGTCGTCATGAAGCAGGAGATGAACGACAGGAAATGGTTCATCATATCTTTCTTCTTCATGATCTTTCTGTCCTATATCATGGGAATGGCCGCCTACAGCCTCGCAAGGGCGGCAGGGATCTGA
- a CDS encoding flavodoxin family protein gives MRLVVFNGSPRVGGNTDLLVTSVQKGIDRHLHRVDIFRLNDMNIRPCQNCGGCTDTGVCVLKDQMQQVYPALRKADRIILASPIYFSGLSAQTKTMIDRCQPLWCEKYIHNMPLHGPIHRKGLLILVGGMKKQVGADCAGATATAFFRSVSVEEHRTLAYLGIDSKGAIRSHPTALNDVYEAAKQLMTH, from the coding sequence GTGAGACTGGTCGTATTCAATGGAAGTCCCAGGGTAGGGGGCAACACGGACCTCCTCGTCACGTCGGTCCAGAAGGGGATCGATCGGCATCTGCACCGTGTGGATATATTCCGTCTCAACGACATGAATATCAGGCCCTGCCAGAACTGTGGAGGATGCACCGATACCGGGGTGTGCGTCCTGAAGGACCAGATGCAGCAGGTGTATCCGGCCCTCAGGAAAGCGGACAGGATCATCCTCGCTTCGCCCATCTACTTCTCCGGACTGTCGGCCCAGACGAAGACCATGATCGACCGGTGTCAGCCTCTGTGGTGTGAAAAGTATATCCACAACATGCCTCTCCATGGGCCCATTCACCGCAAGGGCCTCCTCATCCTGGTCGGGGGGATGAAGAAGCAGGTGGGTGCCGATTGCGCCGGCGCCACGGCGACAGCTTTTTTTCGGAGCGTGAGCGTTGAGGAGCATAGGACCCTGGCATACCTCGGCATTGATTCGAAAGGAGCCATCCGTTCGCATCCGACGGCCCTCAACGATGTCTACGAAGCCGCGAAACAGCTCATGACGCATTAA
- a CDS encoding GYD domain-containing protein — MPIYILVSKLTYEGRKTIKNNPERIREVDQEIEKMGAKVLAQYATLGMYDFINIVEAPDNETIARVSTELGARGTVEITTLSAIPVFEFVEKMG, encoded by the coding sequence ATGCCGATATACATACTTGTGAGCAAGCTGACCTATGAGGGCAGGAAGACGATCAAGAACAATCCCGAGCGCATCAGGGAGGTGGACCAGGAGATCGAGAAGATGGGCGCGAAGGTCCTGGCCCAGTATGCCACCCTGGGCATGTACGACTTCATCAACATCGTCGAAGCCCCCGACAACGAAACGATCGCCCGCGTCTCCACCGAGCTCGGTGCCAGGGGAACCGTGGAGATAACGACACTATCCGCCATACCCGTCTTCGAATTCGTGGAAAAGATGGGGTAA
- a CDS encoding TetR/AcrR family transcriptional regulator: protein MINDAALRVFSRSGYDGASMRMIASEAGISVGALYLHYRSKEELCSTVFRGLFEEFRNAIAERTRGISDPAEQIRSYIRAYMEMARVHREFIYTFNKDKGFTFGVEWKQRFFVELRGFMNGIIRRGIEEGTFADIEESEATKIVLSVLRGYVVSIVIDPENLFTADACTDILLNGLVKRRDPEKGAGLSR from the coding sequence ATGATCAATGATGCGGCGCTCCGGGTGTTCTCGCGATCGGGCTATGACGGGGCCAGCATGAGGATGATAGCGTCGGAGGCCGGCATCAGCGTGGGGGCGCTTTATCTTCACTACAGGAGCAAGGAGGAGCTTTGCTCCACTGTTTTCAGAGGTCTTTTCGAGGAGTTCCGGAATGCCATCGCGGAAAGGACCCGGGGGATCTCCGACCCGGCCGAACAGATACGCTCCTACATAAGAGCGTATATGGAAATGGCAAGGGTCCATCGCGAGTTCATCTATACCTTCAATAAGGATAAAGGGTTCACCTTCGGTGTGGAATGGAAGCAGAGGTTCTTCGTGGAACTCCGGGGGTTCATGAACGGGATCATCAGACGGGGTATAGAAGAGGGGACCTTTGCCGACATCGAGGAGAGCGAGGCGACAAAGATCGTCCTCAGCGTTCTCAGGGGGTATGTCGTTTCCATCGTCATCGATCCCGAGAATCTTTTTACCGCCGACGCGTGCACGGACATCCTTCTCAATGGTCTTGTCAAACGCCGGGATCCTGAAAAAGGAGCGGGTCTTTCCCGGTGA
- a CDS encoding acyl-CoA dehydrogenase → MLNLSDKHGMIQKIAEKLARDKVAPRAKEIDSTGAFPWDLVDIYKKHGFLYLMLPEKFGGLDGDITSLCLVIEELAKVSGASSLIPLAHNVGVMPIMIAANEEQKEYIYSKLCEPDKMYVVAFALTEPDAGSDASHMRTTAVKEGDHYYLNGKKSMITNGANAQFFSVFASTNPAKRTQGISAFYLEKDYPGVIIGKSEDKMGMIGSDITEIIFDNVRLEKENLMGKEGQGWDIAMSTLNLSRPAVGAQAVGIAQGALDFAVEYAWKRVQFGQKLADFEGIQFMVADMATGVEAARALVYDAAHLLDMKVYERDKMSAIGVDKLSAMAKVYSADVAMKVTTDAVQILGGYGYTKEYPVERMMRDAKATQIYEGTNQVQRVVIARDIFRNRMG, encoded by the coding sequence ATGCTGAATCTTTCTGATAAACACGGCATGATACAGAAGATCGCCGAAAAGCTGGCCAGGGACAAAGTGGCCCCCCGCGCAAAAGAGATCGATTCTACGGGTGCCTTCCCCTGGGACCTTGTGGACATCTATAAGAAACACGGTTTCCTCTATCTGATGCTTCCCGAGAAGTTCGGCGGCCTCGATGGCGATATCACGTCCCTGTGCCTTGTAATTGAAGAACTGGCCAAGGTGTCCGGAGCCTCTTCTCTCATACCTCTCGCGCACAATGTCGGCGTCATGCCGATCATGATAGCGGCGAACGAGGAGCAGAAGGAGTACATCTACAGCAAGCTTTGCGAACCGGACAAGATGTATGTCGTTGCCTTCGCGCTCACCGAGCCCGACGCGGGTTCCGACGCGTCCCATATGAGGACGACGGCAGTGAAAGAGGGAGACCATTACTACCTCAACGGGAAGAAATCGATGATCACCAACGGGGCGAACGCGCAGTTCTTTTCGGTATTTGCCTCGACGAACCCTGCCAAACGGACCCAGGGCATCTCGGCCTTCTACCTTGAGAAGGACTACCCGGGGGTCATCATCGGCAAGAGCGAAGACAAGATGGGCATGATCGGTTCCGACATCACCGAGATCATATTCGACAATGTCAGGCTGGAAAAGGAGAATCTTATGGGGAAGGAGGGGCAGGGGTGGGACATCGCCATGTCGACCCTCAACCTTTCCCGTCCCGCCGTCGGGGCACAGGCGGTGGGCATCGCCCAGGGCGCCCTTGATTTCGCCGTTGAATATGCCTGGAAGAGGGTTCAGTTTGGCCAGAAACTGGCTGATTTCGAAGGTATACAGTTCATGGTGGCCGATATGGCCACAGGCGTGGAGGCCGCGAGGGCCCTCGTCTATGACGCGGCCCATCTCCTTGACATGAAAGTCTACGAGAGGGACAAGATGAGCGCCATCGGCGTCGACAAGCTTTCCGCCATGGCGAAGGTCTATTCCGCCGACGTTGCGATGAAGGTCACGACCGACGCGGTCCAGATACTCGGTGGGTACGGTTACACGAAGGAGTATCCCGTGGAGCGCATGATGCGCGACGCGAAGGCCACCCAGATATACGAAGGCACGAACCAGGTCCAGAGGGTCGTCATAGCAAGAGACATCTTCAGGAACAGAATGGGGTAA
- the mnmA gene encoding tRNA 2-thiouridine(34) synthase MnmA, producing the protein METVFVAMSGGFDSFLAAFLLKGAGYRVVGVTFTLLEGPLFDDRDPAVLIMRSALAEAKGLCRDLGLPHHVVDLSDVFAGRVIEPFIESYRHGITPNPCVLCNRFVKFGAFYERAMAMGAEMIATGHYARTEHSDGDILLRKGRDAVKDQSYFLYSISRETLSRTLFPLGEHTRAELRALARNTGLRLPRSRESQDICFLGGRRYTDFLSRFIKPRPGSVYLTDGTLLGHHEGIHLFTIGQRRGIHIPFREALYVVDIFPDENAVFVGTKRELFGRALAARDISVRRSLDGGITARVRYRQSARPCSCTVSGDILSVTFKEPVDCVTPGQSVVLYDDDIIAGGGVIEKRVALGEAIL; encoded by the coding sequence ATGGAAACGGTCTTTGTCGCCATGAGCGGGGGCTTCGACAGCTTTCTGGCAGCGTTCCTTCTCAAGGGAGCCGGCTACCGCGTCGTCGGGGTAACCTTCACGCTCCTCGAGGGACCGCTGTTCGACGACCGGGACCCTGCCGTCCTGATCATGAGGTCCGCGCTCGCCGAGGCGAAGGGTCTCTGTCGTGATCTCGGTCTGCCCCATCACGTGGTCGACCTCAGCGACGTTTTCGCCGGGCGGGTCATCGAGCCCTTCATAGAGAGCTACCGCCATGGTATCACTCCCAATCCCTGTGTCCTGTGCAACCGGTTCGTAAAGTTCGGTGCCTTCTACGAGCGGGCTATGGCCATGGGGGCGGAGATGATCGCCACCGGGCACTACGCGCGCACGGAGCACAGCGATGGGGACATACTTCTCAGGAAAGGCAGGGACGCGGTCAAGGACCAATCCTATTTCCTCTACTCCATCAGCAGGGAAACGTTGTCGCGAACGCTCTTCCCCCTCGGCGAGCACACGAGAGCGGAGCTCAGGGCCTTGGCCCGGAATACGGGGCTGCGCCTTCCCCGCTCGCGGGAGAGCCAGGATATCTGCTTTCTTGGCGGCCGCAGATACACGGACTTCCTGTCACGGTTCATCAAACCCCGACCGGGGTCCGTTTATCTCACGGACGGCACGCTGCTCGGGCACCATGAAGGCATCCATCTCTTCACGATCGGGCAGCGAAGAGGCATACACATCCCTTTCAGGGAAGCACTCTACGTCGTCGACATCTTCCCCGACGAGAACGCTGTTTTTGTCGGCACGAAAAGGGAGCTTTTTGGTCGTGCCCTCGCGGCCCGGGACATCTCGGTCCGCCGTTCCCTCGACGGCGGGATCACCGCCAGGGTCCGTTACCGTCAGTCCGCCAGACCCTGCTCCTGCACCGTCAGCGGCGATATCCTTTCGGTCACCTTCAAGGAACCCGTCGACTGCGTCACACCGGGTCAGTCCGTCGTGCTCTACGATGACGATATCATTGCCGGGGGTGGTGTCATAGAAAAACGTGTTGCATTGGGGGAGGCCATATTATAA
- a CDS encoding S41 family peptidase: MNKKTKIFVSLFLVSIFLLGIYIGAYGKRTAQGGESKEIYEYLRTFSDVIDLVKRNYVEDVKDKDIVYAAIKGILESLDPHSSFLPPDMYKEMQTDTKGEFGGIGIEITIKDGFPTVITPIEDTPAFKAGMKAGDHIVKIDGKPTKNMGLMDVVKLIRGPKGKAVTLTVAREGTQGLKEYTVVRDIILVKSVKFRMLSDEYGYIRLAQFQEKTSKDLDNALKELERSNKGKPLKGLVLDLRNDPGGLLEQAVEVTDKFLSEGVIVSIQGRGGKKAPDDSKMKFYAQKKGQEFLGPMVVLVNEGSASASEIVAGALQDYKRAVIVGTKSFGKGSVQTIFPLGDGSAVRLTTAKYFTPKGRSIQSEGIVPDITVENTFVRSREKLAPITEKDLEKKNDRSPMPRRPEDITIKNLEDEDFQLYMGLQILKSWEALRGKAS; the protein is encoded by the coding sequence ATGAACAAGAAAACTAAGATCTTTGTCAGCCTGTTCCTGGTGTCCATCTTTCTTCTCGGGATCTACATCGGCGCCTATGGAAAGAGGACCGCACAGGGCGGGGAGAGCAAGGAGATATACGAATACCTGAGGACGTTTTCCGACGTTATCGATCTCGTCAAGCGCAATTACGTGGAGGACGTGAAGGATAAGGACATCGTGTACGCGGCCATCAAGGGTATCCTCGAATCCCTGGATCCCCATTCATCATTTCTTCCCCCTGACATGTACAAGGAGATGCAGACCGATACCAAGGGTGAGTTCGGCGGGATCGGTATCGAGATCACCATAAAGGATGGATTCCCGACGGTCATCACTCCCATAGAGGATACGCCGGCCTTCAAGGCGGGAATGAAGGCGGGAGACCATATCGTGAAGATCGACGGCAAGCCGACAAAGAACATGGGGCTGATGGATGTGGTGAAGCTGATCCGTGGACCCAAGGGCAAGGCTGTCACCCTGACCGTGGCCCGGGAAGGGACGCAGGGCCTCAAGGAATACACCGTCGTTCGTGATATTATCTTAGTCAAGAGCGTCAAGTTCAGAATGCTTTCCGACGAATATGGCTATATCCGTCTCGCCCAGTTCCAGGAGAAGACGTCGAAGGACCTGGACAATGCGCTGAAAGAGCTTGAGAGGAGCAACAAGGGCAAACCTTTGAAAGGGTTGGTGCTGGACCTCAGGAACGATCCCGGCGGGCTTCTCGAACAAGCGGTGGAAGTGACGGACAAGTTCCTCTCCGAAGGCGTCATCGTTTCCATACAGGGCAGGGGAGGCAAGAAAGCTCCCGATGACAGCAAGATGAAGTTCTATGCACAGAAAAAGGGCCAGGAATTCCTGGGGCCCATGGTCGTGCTTGTCAACGAGGGCAGCGCCAGCGCGTCGGAGATCGTCGCGGGGGCCCTTCAGGATTACAAACGGGCCGTCATAGTTGGCACGAAAAGCTTCGGTAAGGGATCGGTGCAGACCATATTCCCTCTGGGTGACGGGTCCGCCGTGCGGTTGACGACAGCGAAGTATTTCACGCCCAAAGGGCGGTCCATCCAATCGGAAGGCATCGTTCCCGACATCACCGTGGAGAACACCTTCGTGAGGTCGAGGGAGAAGCTGGCGCCCATCACGGAAAAGGACCTCGAGAAGAAGAACGACAGGAGCCCCATGCCCAGGAGGCCCGAGGACATCACCATAAAGAACCTCGAGGATGAGGATTTCCAGCTTTACATGGGCCTTCAGATCCTCAAGAGCTGGGAGGCTTTGAGGGGCAAGGCCTCCTAA
- a CDS encoding FprA family A-type flavoprotein, producing the protein MKPIEIKPGIYWVGVIDWAVRDFHGYVTKNGTTYNNYLIMDDEVTLLDTVKHDFDTTAVENIRRVVDPYKIRNIVINHIEPDHASSIAAIMEYTPDATIFITERGKKGLDRHFDTSRWKFRIVKSGDTLKTGKYTLTFLETPMLHWPDSMVTYIPEAKLLISQDAFGQHMASAARFDDEFFSCHSQFELDDAIVDYYANILMPFGKLIEAKIQEIVKLGLEIDMIAPDHGVIWRKDPGYIIQRYLDLAKGKADLSAVIIYDTMWHSTELMSDPIMNGIKDEGVPCKVIKLRSTPMSEAIKEFWKARGCLIGTPTINNVMFPSVAEFLYHLAGLRPKDRIVGGFGSYGWGGGAVKEAYARFQQMGLETVEPGLQVLYKPSEEDMNRCYEFGRDFAKRLKEYHGKY; encoded by the coding sequence ATGAAACCGATAGAGATCAAACCGGGTATCTACTGGGTTGGGGTGATCGACTGGGCCGTCCGGGATTTTCACGGTTACGTTACGAAGAATGGCACCACGTACAATAACTACCTTATCATGGATGATGAGGTGACCCTTCTCGACACCGTCAAACATGACTTCGACACGACGGCAGTGGAGAACATAAGGCGCGTCGTCGATCCTTACAAGATCAGGAACATCGTGATAAACCACATCGAACCGGACCACGCGAGCAGCATCGCGGCGATCATGGAGTATACACCCGACGCGACCATCTTCATCACGGAGAGGGGAAAAAAGGGTCTTGACCGCCACTTCGACACATCACGGTGGAAGTTCAGGATAGTCAAGAGCGGCGATACGCTGAAGACGGGGAAGTACACCCTGACGTTCCTGGAAACGCCCATGCTTCACTGGCCGGATTCCATGGTGACCTACATACCCGAGGCGAAGCTCCTCATATCGCAGGATGCCTTCGGTCAGCACATGGCCTCGGCGGCCAGGTTCGACGATGAGTTCTTTTCATGCCACTCCCAGTTCGAGCTCGACGACGCCATCGTGGACTATTACGCCAACATCCTCATGCCCTTCGGGAAGCTCATCGAGGCGAAGATCCAGGAGATCGTGAAGCTCGGGCTGGAGATCGATATGATAGCTCCCGATCATGGTGTCATATGGAGAAAGGACCCGGGTTACATCATACAGCGGTACCTCGACCTGGCGAAAGGCAAGGCGGATCTGTCAGCCGTCATCATTTACGACACAATGTGGCATTCGACGGAGCTCATGAGCGATCCCATCATGAACGGCATCAAGGACGAAGGGGTGCCGTGCAAGGTGATCAAACTGAGGTCGACACCCATGAGCGAGGCGATAAAGGAGTTCTGGAAGGCGCGGGGTTGCCTCATCGGTACCCCGACCATCAACAACGTCATGTTCCCGTCCGTTGCGGAGTTCCTGTATCACCTTGCGGGCTTGAGGCCGAAAGACAGGATCGTCGGTGGGTTTGGCAGCTACGGATGGGGAGGTGGTGCGGTCAAGGAGGCCTATGCCAGGTTTCAGCAGATGGGCCTCGAAACGGTGGAGCCCGGTCTCCAGGTGTTGTACAAACCGTCAGAAGAGGACATGAACAGATGCTACGAATTCGGCCGGGACTTCGCGAAGCGTCTGAAGGAGTATCATGGAAAGTATTGA
- a CDS encoding TolC family protein — translation MRLPVPIFMTFTFLWLAAMGHCGSYTLDDLYSIALQRSERVKISEEDLAIARTGKDKAMSALLPTISGLGNYTGYKDRKVSDTGSLTQPDESSAWSLRLDHSVSMSGREITAYRAARDNIKKTDHDLFAVKEQYILSVTNAYYDVLKASRLVEIQKQNVERLTKHRDAASIRLRIGEVTKTAVLRAEAELSGARSDLVKAENLLRFTKAVLKRIVGLEDEFDIVDTHKGGAAGLKDISEGNADPVIGNCPGLELGCLRQIASVERAELKSSGIQKDIASSQVAIARGSYWPTLAVEGVFAQKKETPETSGLIRDNLYGGVRLVFPFFEGGLRAAEVREAESRKRQTDYAYDDLKKSVTVEVESSYLDFITQKGILRSLEDQWVFADDNYKAVSKQFEFGLAQSVDVMDANTLLVTAERQLIDALYQYQQAVVRLRRSTGTLLASVNKGTIGAPAGVVKENMVK, via the coding sequence GTGAGATTACCTGTCCCGATATTCATGACCTTCACGTTCCTGTGGCTCGCAGCCATGGGACACTGCGGGTCGTACACCCTGGACGATCTTTACTCCATAGCCCTCCAGCGTTCCGAGAGGGTGAAGATATCCGAAGAGGACCTCGCCATAGCCAGGACAGGGAAGGACAAGGCCATGTCCGCCCTGCTGCCGACGATATCCGGTCTGGGCAATTACACGGGGTACAAGGACCGGAAGGTCTCCGACACAGGGAGCCTGACCCAGCCTGATGAGTCCTCCGCGTGGAGTCTGCGCCTCGACCATTCCGTGTCCATGTCGGGCAGGGAGATCACAGCCTACAGGGCGGCGAGGGACAACATAAAGAAGACGGACCATGACCTCTTCGCGGTGAAGGAACAGTACATCCTTTCGGTGACGAACGCCTATTACGACGTCCTCAAGGCGTCGCGCCTCGTGGAGATACAGAAGCAGAACGTGGAGCGCCTGACGAAACACAGGGATGCGGCATCGATCAGGCTCAGGATAGGCGAGGTCACGAAGACGGCCGTCCTGAGGGCTGAGGCGGAGCTGTCGGGGGCGCGTTCCGATCTCGTCAAGGCGGAGAATCTCCTCAGGTTCACAAAGGCCGTCCTGAAGAGGATCGTCGGCCTCGAGGACGAGTTCGATATCGTCGATACACATAAGGGAGGCGCCGCAGGTCTCAAGGACATAAGTGAGGGCAACGCCGACCCTGTCATCGGGAATTGCCCGGGGCTCGAGCTTGGGTGCCTGAGACAGATCGCTTCCGTGGAGAGGGCGGAGTTGAAGTCGTCGGGGATCCAGAAGGATATCGCTTCCTCCCAGGTCGCCATCGCCCGGGGCTCTTACTGGCCGACCCTTGCCGTTGAGGGGGTTTTCGCGCAGAAGAAGGAGACCCCCGAGACAAGCGGTCTCATCAGGGACAATCTCTATGGCGGCGTCAGGTTGGTGTTTCCCTTTTTTGAGGGGGGCTTAAGGGCCGCCGAGGTGAGGGAGGCGGAATCGAGGAAGAGACAAACGGACTATGCGTACGATGACCTGAAAAAGAGCGTCACTGTCGAGGTTGAGAGCTCTTACCTTGATTTTATCACCCAGAAGGGTATCCTGCGGTCCCTCGAGGACCAATGGGTGTTTGCCGACGATAACTACAAGGCCGTTTCAAAGCAGTTCGAGTTCGGTCTCGCGCAGAGTGTGGATGTTATGGACGCCAACACGCTCCTCGTGACGGCCGAGCGTCAGCTTATCGATGCCCTGTACCAGTACCAGCAGGCTGTTGTCCGTCTGAGACGCTCCACGGGGACACTGCTCGCGTCGGTGAACAAGGGGACCATTGGTGCCCCCGCCGGGGTCGTGAAGGAGAACATGGTGAAATGA